The Ornithinimicrobium sufpigmenti genome includes the window CCACCGGGAGTTCCTCGGCTCCCTCGCGCGGGAGGGCGTCGTGCTCCTCTCCGGCCCCTACGCCGACGTCGACGAGGCCCCGGACGCCGCCATGCTCATCCTCCGCGGCGACAGCGCCACCGAGCTGGTCGAGCTGCTGCGGGAGGACCCCTTCCAGCAGCAGGGCCTGGTCGAGCAGGTCGCGATCCGCGAGTGGACCCCCGTGCTGGGCCACTGGTTCGACCAGGCTCTGGCCGACGAGCTCTGACCTGCGCTGGGCCTGGGCCTCGGGTCGTGCCGGGCTATGTAACCGAGAATCGCCGAGCCGTACGGCCCCGATGTCGCCGAGCCACGCGGCCCAGAGTCGTCGAATGACGTGCCTGTGCACGCCGTAGCCCCGGATAGCGTGCACAGCCGCAGCACTCGGTGAGTGCCCATCGCTCGTGGTCGCCGTGACCACGGCCCGTTGTCACTGCATGCCTAGATTGCTAGCATTCTAGGTATGGTCG containing:
- a CDS encoding YciI family protein, with translation MSLFAVHYSYSDDTRARDEHRPAHREFLGSLAREGVVLLSGPYADVDEAPDAAMLILRGDSATELVELLREDPFQQQGLVEQVAIREWTPVLGHWFDQALADEL